The Oncorhynchus nerka isolate Pitt River linkage group LG24, Oner_Uvic_2.0, whole genome shotgun sequence genome has a window encoding:
- the LOC115108773 gene encoding uncharacterized transmembrane protein DDB_G0289901-like, with the protein MPGHSKAGVARMTERNKGTVGRRAYYSTGLDNIRTGWSSTTEDSTGLDNIRTGWSSSTGLDNIRTGWSSTTEDSTGLDNIRTGWSSTTEDSTGLDNIRTGWSSTTEDSTGLDNIRTGWSSTTEDSTGLDNIRTGWSSTTEDSTGLDNIRTGWSSTTEDSTGLDNIRTGWSSTTEDSTGLDNIRTGWSSTTEDSTGLDNIRTGWSSTTEDSTGLDNIRTGWSSTTEDSTGLDNIRTGWSSTTEDSTGLDNIRTGWSSTTEDSTGLDNIRTGWSSTTEDSTGLDNIRTGWSSTTEDSTGLDNIRTGWSSTTEDSTGLDNIRTGWSSTTEDSTGLDNIRTGWSSTTEDSTGLDNIRTGWSSTTEAAQQEILRRWFSWMCVARLVYGYNGPHRQTTIHTRPPISWNLCPCQENSSPKLFHITLNLRIVTFIVLKLLYG; encoded by the exons ATGCCTGGACATTCCAAGGCAGGGGTTGCCAGGatgacagagagg AACAAAGGAACAGTGGGGAGGAGAGCTTACTACAGCACAGGGCTGGACAACATCAGGACAGGGTGGAGTTCCACCACAGAGGACAGCACAGGGCTGGACAACATCAGGACAGGGTGGAGTTCCAGCACAGGGCTGGACAACATCAGGACAGGGTGGAGTTCCACCACAGAGGACAGCACAGGGCTGGACAACATCAGGACAGGGTGGAGTTCCACCACAGAGGACAGCACAGGGCTGGACAACATCAGGACAGGGTGGAGTTCCACCACAGAGGACAGCACAGGGCTGGACAACATCAGGACAGGGTGGAGTTCCACCACAGAGGACAGCACAGGGCTGGACAACATCAGGACAGGGTGGAGTTCCACCACAGAGGACAGCACAGGGCTGGACAACATCAGGACAGGGTGGAGTTCCACCACAGAGGACAGCACAGGGCTGGACAACATCAGGACAGGGTGGAGTTCCACCACAGAGGACAGCACAGGGCTGGACAACATCAGGACAGGGTGGAGTTCCACCACAGAGGACAGCACAGGGCTGGACAACATCAGAACAGGGTGGAGTTCCACCACAGAGGACAGCACAGGGCTGGATAACATCAGGACAGGGTGGAGTTCCACCACAGAGGACAGCACAGGGCTGGACAACATCAGGACAGGGTGGAGTTCCACCACAGAGGACAGCACAGGGCTGGACAACATCAGGACAGGGTGGAGTTCCACCACAGAGGACAGCACAGGGCTGGACAACATCAGGACAGGGTGGAGTTCCACCACAGAGGACAGCACAGGGCTGGACAACATCAGAACAGGGTGGAGTTCCACCACAGAGGACAGCACAGGGCTGGACAACATCAGGACAGGGTGGAGTTCCACCACAGAGGACAGCACAGGGCTGGACAACATCAGGACAGGGTGGAGTTCCACCACAGAGGACAGCACAGGGCTGGATAACATCAGGACAGGGTGGAGTTCCACCACAGAGGACAGCACAGGGCTGGACAACATCAGGACAGGGTGGAGTTCCACCACAGAGGCTGCACAGCAGGAG ATCCTGAGGAGATGGTTCTCTTGGATGTGTGTGGCTCGTTTGGTTTATGGTTATAATGGTCCACACAGGCAGACCACAATCCACACTAGACCACCAATCTCCTGGAATCTCTGTCCATGTCAGGAGAATAGCAGCCCCAAACTGTTTCATATTACCTTGAATCTGAGGATAGTaacatttattgttttgaaacttctgtatgggTAA